A section of the Quatrionicoccus australiensis genome encodes:
- the mraY gene encoding phospho-N-acetylmuramoyl-pentapeptide-transferase, translating to MLLALAQWLAQDVRFFNVFNYITLRTVLAAMTALLISFAAGPGVIRWLAAKKIGQAVRTDGPQTHLVKSGTPTMGGVLILIAIGITTLLWGDLTNKYVWTVLVVTLGYGIVGWYDDWKKVVYRDPAGLAAKWKYFWQSVLGIGAALFLAFSAKSGAETQLIVPFFKSVAYPLGIVGFITLTYFVIVGTSNAVNLTDGLDGLAIMPTVMIASAFVLFAYVTGHAVYAKYLLIPYVPGAGELCIFLGAIAGAGLGFLWFNAYPAEVFMGDVGALALGAALGIVAVIIRQEIVLLIMGGVFVVETLSVMLQVSWFKYTKKKYGEGRRILRMAPLHHHFEQTGWKETQVVVRFWIITIMLVLVGLSSLKLR from the coding sequence ATGCTGCTCGCATTGGCCCAATGGCTCGCACAGGACGTGCGTTTCTTCAACGTGTTCAACTACATCACGTTGCGTACCGTGCTGGCGGCGATGACTGCGTTGCTCATCTCCTTTGCCGCCGGCCCCGGCGTCATCCGCTGGCTGGCCGCCAAGAAAATCGGTCAGGCAGTGCGTACCGACGGGCCGCAGACGCATCTCGTCAAGTCCGGTACGCCGACCATGGGCGGCGTGCTGATCCTCATCGCGATCGGCATCACGACGCTGCTGTGGGGCGATTTGACCAATAAATACGTGTGGACCGTGCTGGTCGTCACGCTCGGCTACGGTATCGTCGGCTGGTACGACGACTGGAAGAAGGTGGTCTATCGCGATCCGGCCGGCCTGGCCGCCAAGTGGAAATACTTCTGGCAATCGGTGCTCGGCATCGGTGCCGCGCTCTTCCTTGCCTTCTCGGCCAAGTCCGGCGCCGAAACCCAGCTCATCGTGCCCTTCTTCAAGTCGGTTGCCTATCCGTTGGGCATCGTCGGCTTCATCACGCTGACCTATTTCGTCATCGTCGGCACCAGCAATGCGGTCAATCTGACCGATGGCCTCGACGGCCTGGCGATCATGCCGACCGTGATGATCGCCTCGGCCTTCGTGCTTTTCGCCTACGTTACCGGCCATGCGGTGTACGCCAAATATTTGCTGATTCCCTACGTGCCGGGCGCTGGCGAGTTGTGCATCTTCCTCGGTGCGATTGCCGGGGCCGGCCTCGGCTTCCTGTGGTTCAACGCCTATCCGGCCGAAGTCTTCATGGGTGACGTCGGCGCGCTGGCGCTTGGCGCTGCACTCGGCATCGTCGCCGTGATCATCCGCCAGGAAATCGTGCTGCTGATCATGGGCGGCGTCTTCGTCGTCGAAACCCTGTCGGTGATGCTGCAGGTCAGCTGGTTCAAATACACCAAGAAAAAATACGGCGAGGGCCGCCGCATCCTGCGCATGGCGCCGCTGCACCACCATTTCGAACAAACCGGCTGGAAGGAGACGCAGGTCGTCGTCCGCTTCTGGATCATCACCATCATGCTCGTGCTGGTCGGGCTGTCGTCGTTGAAGCTGCGGTAA
- a CDS encoding UDP-N-acetylmuramoyl-tripeptide--D-alanyl-D-alanine ligase codes for MNWLLSRVAQAVNGRLVGADLPLSGVSTDTRAIAPGQLFIALRGERFDAHDFLAPAVASGATALLAADEAKLPAGVSAVVVDDTRLALGRLAAAWRAEFDIPVIAVTGSNGKTTTKEMIAAILKAAFGDAVLATRGNLNNDIGLPLTLLGLNATHRAAVIEMGMNHPGEIAYLAPLGAPTVALVTNAQRAHLEGMGDLDEVAREKGSIFAGLQEKGIAVINADDAYAETWRAMAAPHFVRTFGVDRAADVFGKVRQHGLETALEVCAPEGEAAIRLSIPGRHNARNAMAAAAACLAAGLPLSAVLAGLESFAGVKGRLQRRSGKNGAEILDDTYNANPDSVRAGIDVLAATIGRKLLVLGDMGEIGEASGQYHDEIGGYAKSQGIDRLYALGDAAQQAVRNFGEGARHYCNVEKLIAAVDKELGPETTVLVKGSRFMKMERVADALAAVATPQENH; via the coding sequence ATGAACTGGCTGCTTTCGCGTGTTGCCCAGGCTGTAAATGGCCGTCTGGTCGGGGCGGATTTGCCCCTTTCCGGCGTGTCGACCGATACGCGCGCCATTGCGCCTGGCCAACTGTTCATCGCGCTGCGCGGCGAACGTTTCGATGCGCACGATTTCCTCGCGCCGGCCGTTGCGAGTGGAGCCACGGCGCTGCTGGCAGCCGACGAAGCGAAGCTGCCGGCCGGCGTTTCCGCCGTGGTCGTGGACGACACGCGGCTCGCCCTTGGCCGTCTCGCCGCCGCCTGGCGTGCCGAGTTCGATATTCCGGTGATCGCCGTGACCGGTTCGAACGGCAAGACGACGACCAAGGAAATGATCGCCGCCATTCTCAAGGCTGCCTTCGGCGATGCCGTGTTGGCGACGCGCGGCAACCTGAACAACGACATCGGCCTGCCGCTGACGCTGCTCGGCCTGAACGCAACGCATCGTGCCGCGGTGATCGAGATGGGCATGAACCATCCCGGCGAAATCGCCTACCTGGCGCCGCTCGGCGCGCCGACCGTGGCGTTGGTCACCAATGCGCAGCGTGCCCACCTCGAAGGCATGGGCGACCTCGACGAAGTGGCGCGCGAGAAGGGCAGCATCTTTGCCGGCCTGCAGGAAAAAGGCATCGCCGTGATCAATGCCGACGACGCTTACGCCGAAACCTGGCGGGCGATGGCGGCGCCGCATTTTGTGCGTACTTTCGGTGTCGACCGTGCGGCCGACGTGTTCGGCAAGGTCCGCCAGCATGGCCTGGAAACGGCCCTCGAAGTCTGCGCGCCGGAAGGCGAAGCGGCGATCCGCCTGAGCATTCCCGGCCGTCACAACGCGCGCAATGCGATGGCTGCCGCTGCCGCCTGCCTCGCCGCCGGCCTGCCGCTGTCGGCGGTGCTGGCCGGCCTGGAAAGCTTCGCCGGCGTCAAGGGACGTCTGCAGCGCCGGAGCGGCAAGAACGGCGCCGAGATCCTCGACGACACCTACAACGCCAATCCGGACTCGGTGCGTGCCGGTATCGACGTGCTCGCCGCGACCATCGGCCGCAAGCTGCTCGTCCTTGGCGACATGGGCGAGATCGGCGAAGCGAGCGGCCAGTATCACGACGAGATCGGCGGCTACGCCAAGAGCCAGGGCATCGACCGCCTGTACGCCTTGGGCGATGCGGCGCAGCAGGCGGTGCGCAACTTTGGTGAAGGCGCCCGTCATTACTGCAATGTCGAAAAGCTGATCGCAGCGGTCGACAAGGAATTGGGCCCGGAAACCACCGTACTGGTGAAGGGCTCGCGCTTCATGAAAATGGAACGGGTCGCCGACGCGCTCGCCGCCGTTGCCACCCCGCAGGAGAACCACTGA
- a CDS encoding UDP-N-acetylmuramoyl-L-alanyl-D-glutamate--2,6-diaminopimelate ligase produces MPREILDRLESMNVVPTGVADDSRQVQPGDLFLAYSGDLADGRRYIADAVARGAVAVVWQPGGDFAWNPALTIANFAHDALRPLAGPLAHAVYGHPSEGLSLIAITGTNGKTTISQCIAQAYAKPCAVIGTLGAGFPDALSETGFTTPEATTLMRYLAQFRAAGAAACALEASSIGIEEGRMNGARVDVAVFTNFTRDHLDYHGSMEAYAAAKEKLFAWPRLRTAIINLDDELGQKLIRETTAMRVLGYAIGEAKRDFPALVRAENLVETPFGQRFSLHLPNGRGTVDTPLVGRYNISNLLAVAAVLHDAGISAMEVVRRLSALTAPAGRMQRLGGNDEPLVVVDYAHTPDALENALGALRPTAATRGGKLAVVFGCGGDRDPGKRPQMGAAAAALADRVLVTSDNPRSEVPQAIIEQIIAGMSAPEVEADRAAAIRRAILEADARDVILLAGKGHEQYQEVAGVRNHFSDLEQAQAALALRQTQSREVAA; encoded by the coding sequence ATGCCGCGCGAAATCCTCGATCGCCTGGAAAGCATGAATGTCGTGCCGACCGGTGTCGCTGACGACAGCCGCCAGGTGCAGCCCGGTGATCTTTTTCTGGCTTATTCCGGCGATCTGGCTGATGGTCGTCGCTATATTGCCGATGCCGTCGCGCGTGGCGCGGTCGCCGTGGTCTGGCAGCCGGGTGGCGATTTTGCCTGGAATCCGGCGTTGACTATAGCCAATTTTGCACACGATGCCCTGCGCCCGCTGGCCGGGCCGCTGGCTCACGCCGTTTATGGTCATCCGAGCGAAGGCCTGTCCTTGATCGCGATTACCGGCACCAACGGCAAGACGACGATCAGTCAGTGCATTGCCCAGGCTTATGCCAAGCCGTGTGCCGTCATCGGCACGCTCGGCGCCGGCTTCCCCGATGCGCTGAGCGAAACCGGCTTCACAACGCCGGAAGCAACGACGCTGATGCGCTACCTGGCGCAATTCCGCGCCGCCGGTGCGGCGGCTTGCGCCCTCGAAGCCAGTTCGATCGGCATCGAGGAAGGGCGCATGAATGGCGCCCGCGTCGATGTTGCCGTGTTCACCAATTTCACCCGCGATCATCTCGACTACCACGGCAGCATGGAAGCCTACGCTGCCGCCAAGGAAAAGCTGTTCGCCTGGCCGCGCTTGCGTACCGCGATCATCAATCTGGATGACGAGCTGGGTCAGAAGCTGATTCGCGAAACGACGGCAATGCGCGTGCTCGGTTACGCCATTGGCGAGGCGAAGCGTGATTTCCCGGCGCTGGTGCGTGCCGAAAACCTGGTCGAAACCCCGTTCGGGCAGCGCTTCAGCCTGCATCTGCCGAATGGTCGTGGCACCGTCGATACGCCGCTGGTCGGGCGTTACAACATCTCCAACCTGCTCGCCGTGGCCGCCGTGTTGCACGATGCCGGCATCTCGGCGATGGAAGTGGTGCGCCGCCTGTCCGCGCTGACCGCACCGGCCGGCCGCATGCAGCGCCTGGGCGGCAATGATGAGCCGCTCGTGGTCGTCGATTATGCCCACACGCCGGATGCGCTGGAAAACGCGCTCGGCGCGCTGCGCCCGACCGCCGCGACGCGCGGCGGCAAACTCGCTGTCGTCTTCGGCTGCGGTGGCGATCGCGATCCCGGCAAGCGGCCGCAAATGGGCGCCGCGGCGGCTGCCCTGGCCGACCGGGTGCTGGTGACCAGCGACAATCCGCGCAGCGAAGTGCCGCAAGCCATCATTGAACAAATCATCGCCGGCATGAGCGCGCCCGAGGTCGAGGCCGATCGTGCGGCCGCCATCCGGCGCGCCATTCTCGAAGCCGACGCGCGCGACGTCATCCTGCTCGCCGGCAAGGGCCACGAGCAATACCAGGAAGTGGCCGGCGTGCGCAATCATTTTTCCGACCTCGAGCAGGCGCAGGCCGCGCTTGCCTTGCGTCAGACCCAATCCAGGGAGGTTGCCGCATGA
- a CDS encoding peptidoglycan D,D-transpeptidase FtsI family protein — translation MVVRRRPQRGHRFTESPVLQLALQGWRSRTVGLLLMAAFLALVARGFYLQVINNDFLQEKGDSRYRRDIEVSASRGKITDRNGDMLAVSTPMKSIWAIPGDARTMAGDQKKQLAALLEMSPRELDGKLASEKTFTFVKRQVPPETADRIAKLKLPGVHQELEYRRYYPTGDMTAHIVGFTGVDDKGLEGVELAFQQSLLGHPGSRTVIRDRRGSIVEDVGATKPPQDGKDVRLALDSKIQYLAFSNLKAAVDTNNAKAGGAIVIDARSGEILALANWPTYNPNNRHSLSGAQLRNRAITDTFEPGSVMKPFTAALALDRGKVRFDTVINTAPGKLTIGTATISDAHPHGALTVAQVIQKSSNVGTAKIALGFPPKEMWEMFDSVGFGQAPNLGFPGEVNGRLRPWKTWKPIEQATMSYGHGIAVSLVQLARAYTVFARDGELMPLSLIRLDDTPVHGIRIFSPQTVREVRAMLEMAVQPEGTAPKARVAGYRVGGKTGTAYKIEGGVYARKYVASFVGIAPISEPRLVVAVMIDEPSGGAHYGGDVAGPAFSQIMSGALRTLGVPQDAPVQVAESTAAKGAL, via the coding sequence ATGGTCGTGCGTCGTCGCCCGCAACGCGGTCATCGCTTTACCGAAAGCCCGGTGCTGCAACTGGCCTTGCAGGGCTGGCGCTCGCGCACGGTGGGTTTGCTGCTGATGGCGGCTTTCCTCGCTCTGGTGGCGCGTGGTTTCTATCTGCAGGTGATCAACAATGATTTCCTGCAGGAGAAGGGCGACTCCCGTTATCGTCGCGACATCGAAGTCTCCGCTTCGCGCGGCAAGATTACCGATCGCAATGGCGACATGCTGGCCGTGTCTACGCCGATGAAGTCGATCTGGGCGATTCCCGGCGATGCCCGGACGATGGCGGGCGACCAGAAGAAGCAACTCGCCGCATTGCTCGAAATGAGCCCGCGCGAACTCGATGGCAAGCTCGCCTCGGAGAAGACCTTCACTTTCGTCAAGCGCCAGGTGCCGCCGGAAACCGCCGATCGCATCGCCAAGCTGAAGCTGCCTGGTGTGCATCAGGAGCTCGAATACCGCCGCTACTACCCGACCGGTGACATGACCGCCCACATCGTCGGCTTTACCGGTGTAGACGACAAGGGTCTGGAAGGCGTCGAGCTGGCCTTCCAGCAGAGCCTGCTTGGCCATCCGGGGAGTCGCACCGTCATCCGCGATCGCCGTGGCAGCATTGTCGAAGACGTCGGCGCGACCAAGCCGCCGCAGGATGGCAAGGATGTCCGCCTGGCGCTCGATTCGAAAATCCAGTATCTCGCCTTCAGCAATCTCAAGGCTGCCGTCGATACCAATAACGCCAAGGCAGGTGGCGCCATCGTCATCGATGCCCGCAGCGGCGAGATCCTCGCCCTGGCCAACTGGCCGACCTACAACCCGAACAACCGGCACAGCCTGTCCGGAGCGCAATTGCGTAACCGCGCCATCACCGACACCTTCGAGCCGGGTTCGGTGATGAAGCCGTTTACGGCCGCCCTGGCGCTTGATCGCGGCAAGGTGCGTTTCGATACCGTGATCAATACTGCGCCGGGCAAGCTGACCATCGGCACGGCGACGATCTCCGATGCTCACCCGCACGGGGCGCTGACCGTGGCCCAGGTCATCCAGAAATCGTCCAACGTCGGCACCGCCAAGATCGCGCTCGGTTTTCCGCCCAAGGAAATGTGGGAAATGTTCGACAGTGTCGGTTTTGGCCAGGCGCCGAATCTTGGCTTTCCCGGCGAGGTCAATGGCCGGCTGCGTCCCTGGAAAACCTGGAAACCGATCGAGCAGGCCACCATGTCCTACGGTCATGGCATCGCCGTCAGCCTGGTCCAGTTGGCCCGGGCTTATACCGTTTTTGCGCGCGACGGCGAGTTGATGCCGCTCTCGCTGATCCGTCTCGACGATACGCCGGTGCATGGCATCCGGATCTTTTCGCCGCAGACCGTGCGCGAAGTGCGCGCCATGCTGGAAATGGCCGTGCAGCCGGAAGGTACCGCACCCAAGGCGCGCGTCGCCGGTTATCGGGTGGGCGGCAAGACCGGGACGGCCTACAAGATCGAAGGCGGCGTTTATGCCCGCAAGTACGTGGCTTCCTTCGTCGGCATCGCGCCGATCAGCGAGCCGCGCCTGGTCGTTGCGGTGATGATCGACGAGCCGTCCGGCGGCGCCCACTATGGTGGCGATGTGGCCGGTCCGGCCTTTTCGCAGATCATGAGTGGCGCCTTGCGCACGCTTGGCGTGCCGCAGGATGCGCCGGTCCAGGTCGCCGAGTCGACCGCCGCAAAGGGGGCGCTGTGA
- the ftsL gene encoding cell division protein FtsL: MVRFNMILLLIAVVCALGVVTSQHRARKLFQDLEGEQERARQLDVEYGQLQLELSTWATHPRVEQIARSRLHMALPDAAGRVVVPLPKGAR, translated from the coding sequence ATGGTTCGCTTCAACATGATCCTCCTTCTGATTGCTGTCGTTTGTGCGCTCGGCGTGGTGACCTCCCAGCACCGGGCGCGCAAGCTGTTCCAGGATCTCGAAGGTGAGCAGGAGCGGGCGCGTCAGCTGGATGTGGAATATGGGCAGTTGCAGCTCGAACTGTCGACCTGGGCGACGCATCCGCGCGTCGAGCAGATTGCCCGCAGTCGTCTGCACATGGCCTTGCCGGATGCGGCCGGGCGGGTCGTGGTGCCATTGCCCAAGGGGGCGCGCTGA
- the rsmH gene encoding 16S rRNA (cytosine(1402)-N(4))-methyltransferase RsmH → MTAGSTHVTVLLDEAVDSLAIKADGVYMDATFGRGGHSRRILSKLNEKGRLVAVDRDLHAIAAGAAIADARFQLVHRAFGEIAEAAAEAGVRDVDGILFDVGVSSPQIDDGERGFSFRYDAPLDMRMDVTQGETAAEWLARAEIREITEVIRNYGEERFAFQIAKKVVATRLEQPIVTTGQFATLVRETVRTREPGQDPATRSFQALRIHINQELRQLEVALPQALELLQPGGRLVVISFHSLEDRIVKNFMRAQSTADTLPKGLPLRADQLPQPKLRLVGKMIKPSAAEIAANPRARSAVMRVAEKL, encoded by the coding sequence GTGACCGCGGGTAGCACCCACGTCACGGTGCTGCTCGATGAGGCGGTAGATTCCCTGGCGATCAAGGCGGATGGCGTCTACATGGATGCCACTTTCGGGCGCGGCGGGCACAGCCGCCGGATTCTTTCCAAACTGAATGAAAAAGGCCGCCTGGTGGCGGTCGACCGTGACCTGCACGCGATTGCGGCTGGTGCGGCCATTGCCGACGCCCGTTTCCAGCTGGTGCATCGCGCGTTCGGTGAAATCGCCGAAGCGGCTGCCGAAGCCGGCGTGCGCGACGTCGATGGAATCCTTTTTGATGTGGGAGTGTCGTCGCCGCAGATCGACGACGGGGAGCGCGGTTTCAGCTTTCGCTACGACGCGCCGCTCGACATGCGCATGGATGTGACGCAGGGCGAGACGGCGGCCGAGTGGCTGGCGCGGGCCGAAATAAGGGAAATTACGGAGGTCATCAGAAATTATGGCGAAGAACGGTTTGCTTTCCAGATTGCAAAGAAGGTTGTGGCTACTCGGCTCGAACAACCTATTGTCACAACAGGTCAGTTCGCGACCCTCGTACGCGAGACCGTGCGCACCCGTGAGCCAGGGCAGGACCCGGCGACGCGCAGCTTTCAAGCTTTACGGATTCATATCAATCAAGAGCTCCGCCAGCTGGAGGTAGCTCTGCCGCAGGCGCTTGAGCTATTGCAGCCGGGCGGTCGTCTGGTGGTGATTTCCTTCCACTCGCTGGAAGATCGCATCGTCAAAAACTTCATGCGCGCGCAGTCGACCGCTGACACCCTGCCCAAGGGCTTGCCGCTGCGTGCCGATCAGTTGCCGCAACCGAAGCTGCGCCTGGTTGGCAAGATGATCAAGCCGTCGGCCGCCGAAATCGCAGCCAATCCGCGGGCGCGCAGCGCCGTGATGCGGGTGGCGGAGAAGTTGTGA
- the mraZ gene encoding division/cell wall cluster transcriptional repressor MraZ — MFEGAAAISLDAKGRLAIPARHRESLLAAAEGSLVLTAHPHRCLLLYPSPAWQPIRDQILKGSSLNPAIASIKRVLVGNARTEELDSAGRLLVSTELREYANLGKTVYLVGMGTHFEIWSEAGWKAQNDLAAEALSGDLPPGFGDLVL, encoded by the coding sequence ATGTTTGAAGGGGCTGCAGCAATCAGTCTGGATGCGAAGGGGCGGCTTGCCATACCGGCAAGACACCGCGAGTCCCTGCTCGCCGCCGCTGAGGGTTCGCTCGTCCTGACTGCGCATCCGCATCGTTGCCTGTTGCTTTACCCGTCGCCGGCCTGGCAGCCGATTCGCGACCAGATTCTCAAGGGCTCCAGCCTCAATCCGGCAATTGCCTCGATCAAGCGCGTGCTGGTCGGTAATGCGCGCACCGAGGAGCTCGATTCCGCCGGCCGCCTGCTGGTTTCCACCGAGTTGCGCGAATACGCCAATCTCGGCAAGACGGTCTATCTGGTCGGTATGGGGACGCACTTCGAAATCTGGAGCGAGGCCGGCTGGAAGGCGCAAAACGATCTGGCTGCGGAGGCGCTGTCCGGCGACCTGCCGCCGGGCTTCGGGGATTTGGTGCTGTGA
- a CDS encoding DsbC family protein: MFRKLSSLALGLIFSVAVMADEAEIRRAMEAKLGTKVESVAKSGYLGLYEVYADGNIFYTDDKVTAIMVGAQMIDARSMKNVTEERMRKLTAIKFSELPLERAIKQVRGDGKRVLATFEDPNCGYCKRLAKDLLKLDNVTVYTFLYPILSEDSVRKSRQIWCSADRSRAWNDWMIDGKAPASKEDCDVSAVAKNQEFGRKLNITGTPTIFFADGERVPGAVPLARIEQKLNQTK, from the coding sequence ATGTTCAGAAAATTGTCGTCGCTGGCCCTGGGTTTGATATTTTCGGTTGCTGTCATGGCTGATGAGGCAGAAATTCGTCGGGCGATGGAAGCCAAGCTCGGGACCAAAGTCGAGAGTGTCGCCAAGTCCGGTTATCTCGGTCTCTACGAAGTTTACGCAGACGGCAATATTTTTTACACGGACGACAAGGTCACGGCGATCATGGTTGGGGCGCAGATGATTGACGCCCGGAGCATGAAGAATGTCACTGAAGAGCGGATGCGCAAGCTGACTGCCATCAAGTTCAGCGAATTGCCGCTCGAGCGCGCCATCAAGCAGGTGCGCGGTGACGGCAAGCGCGTTCTGGCAACCTTCGAGGATCCGAATTGCGGCTACTGCAAGCGTCTGGCCAAGGATCTGCTGAAGCTCGACAACGTGACGGTGTACACCTTCCTGTATCCGATTTTGTCCGAGGATTCGGTGCGCAAGTCGCGGCAGATTTGGTGCTCGGCTGACCGTTCGCGGGCCTGGAATGACTGGATGATCGACGGCAAGGCGCCGGCCAGCAAGGAAGATTGCGATGTCTCGGCGGTTGCCAAGAACCAGGAGTTCGGGCGCAAGCTGAATATTACCGGCACGCCGACCATCTTCTTTGCTGATGGTGAGCGAGTTCCTGGTGCGGTGCCGCTGGCGCGTATCGAGCAGAAGCTTAACCAGACCAAATAA
- a CDS encoding UbiH/UbiF family hydroxylase translates to MQHFDLIIVGGGLAGASLAVALRDTRLRIALVEHQPPVRPAGWDARIYAISPSNVEFLESIGAWKHLDAARMAPIRGMSVAGDAGGKLAFSAFDTGVSELGWILESSLMACELWESAKRQANLTIFCPARPEQLEFRHDAALLHLADGTVLSARLLVAADGRDSWVRRAAGLAAVNTPYGEKGLVANFACEKPHHGIAHQWFRDDGVLAYLPLPGNRISIVWSTPDEHADQLCALAPEILCDRVAEAGGHVLGKLELLTPAAAFALRLMRVPQTVAPRLALVGDAGHGIHPLSGHGINLGFQDARELAALLAATQPWHDIGDLRFLQRYQRARREETLLMQTTTDTLRRFFRASTPGLRPLRNIGLTLTDGLPFIKNALVRYALGAL, encoded by the coding sequence ATGCAGCATTTTGACCTGATCATCGTCGGCGGTGGGCTGGCCGGCGCCAGTCTGGCGGTCGCCCTGCGCGATACACGTCTGCGTATCGCCCTGGTCGAGCACCAGCCTCCTGTCCGGCCTGCTGGCTGGGATGCGCGTATCTACGCGATCAGCCCAAGCAATGTCGAATTCCTTGAGTCAATAGGTGCCTGGAAGCATCTCGATGCGGCGCGCATGGCCCCGATTCGCGGCATGTCCGTGGCCGGGGATGCCGGGGGCAAGCTCGCTTTCTCGGCGTTTGATACCGGTGTAAGCGAACTGGGCTGGATTCTCGAGTCCTCACTGATGGCCTGCGAACTTTGGGAAAGTGCCAAGCGTCAGGCCAATCTCACCATCTTTTGTCCGGCGCGCCCGGAGCAGCTTGAGTTTCGCCATGATGCGGCTCTTCTGCATCTTGCCGATGGGACTGTGCTATCGGCGCGTCTGCTGGTGGCGGCCGACGGTCGCGATTCCTGGGTAAGGCGGGCGGCAGGACTGGCGGCGGTCAATACGCCTTATGGCGAAAAAGGCCTTGTGGCCAATTTTGCCTGTGAAAAACCGCATCACGGCATTGCCCATCAGTGGTTTCGTGACGACGGTGTATTGGCTTATTTGCCCCTGCCGGGAAACCGTATCTCGATTGTCTGGTCTACGCCGGATGAACATGCTGACCAGCTTTGCGCGCTTGCCCCCGAAATTCTTTGTGACCGTGTCGCAGAGGCCGGCGGTCATGTGCTGGGCAAGCTCGAATTGCTGACGCCGGCTGCCGCTTTCGCGCTGCGTCTGATGCGCGTGCCGCAAACCGTTGCGCCGCGACTGGCGCTGGTTGGCGATGCCGGGCATGGCATTCATCCGCTTTCCGGGCATGGCATCAATCTCGGCTTTCAGGATGCCAGGGAGCTTGCTGCGCTACTGGCGGCGACGCAGCCCTGGCACGATATTGGCGATCTGCGTTTCCTGCAGCGCTATCAGCGGGCCCGGCGTGAGGAGACCTTGCTCATGCAGACAACCACGGATACCCTGCGCCGCTTTTTCCGGGCGTCGACGCCCGGTTTGCGTCCCTTGCGAAATATCGGGCTGACTTTGACGGATGGTCTGCCCTTCATAAAAAATGCCCTGGTGCGTTACGCGCTCGGAGCCCTCTAG
- a CDS encoding HU family DNA-binding protein, translating to MNKSELVEVAAKEAGITKAAADKALSAIIGAVVQTVSKGESVTLVGFGTFKSAERAARTGKNPKTGATLKIPATTVPKFSAGTAFKAAVAAKKTAAKKPVAKKK from the coding sequence ATGAATAAATCCGAGCTGGTCGAAGTTGCTGCAAAAGAAGCTGGTATTACTAAGGCTGCCGCTGACAAGGCGCTGTCTGCTATCATTGGTGCGGTTGTTCAGACCGTGTCGAAGGGGGAGTCTGTTACCCTGGTCGGTTTCGGTACGTTCAAGTCCGCCGAGCGCGCTGCACGCACTGGCAAGAACCCGAAAACCGGTGCGACGCTGAAAATTCCGGCGACCACGGTGCCGAAGTTCTCAGCCGGTACTGCCTTCAAGGCTGCGGTTGCTGCCAAGAAAACTGCTGCCAAGAAACCCGTTGCCAAGAAGAAGTAA